ATGTCACACACGTTGTGTATTTCCTTCCATGTTTATCTTCTGATGGGTATCTGAGTTAAACTTCCAGCGGTCGTACTAGCAGGCCAATTTAAGTAGACCTTTCCCAGCTGGTCAGAAAGCATCCAGTATCTGTGTTTGGAAGCCCTTGGCTTAAACTCTAAGACCTTAAGGTTAGGACTTGAGAAGTAACTTTCAGTGGAAAATCTTACCAGTCCATGCTAAACTGAAGTCCACACGACATCATTTAGTCATTTAGTAGTTTAGCTTGAAATATCATTAGAGTTCACAATGATGTCAACTCGTATTCTGATTTTGTAGTCTCCTCTGTAATCGTGAAACAGAAAAACTGCCTTTAACAAGATAAAGATCGTTTTAGGAATATCTTAAAACTTTCATCTCAATACTGTAGGTCATCTGGTTGAGCAGGTAGTGCAGGTTACTGGCAATACCAAGGTCATGGCCCATGGGTTCCCAGACAGCTTGTGAACTGTGCTACACTGATAAACAATTACATTTCTCTGATTAGGAGTGCTTGCCAACTGCTGAAAACATTACAAGCAAATACAGTTTCTATCTTGTATAATTTGTTATGAGTAAACAGCTCCTGACTTTGTTTAACGTAGTTCATCTGTCAGGGATAATGTTTTCCTTACAGCACTCAGAATTGGATTTTAACAACTGAGCCAGAATAAAGAGTTTGAATGATGCTTTAATAAGCCTAGAACACAAATACCCCATGGGGAAGGAGCTCTAGTCGTGCGCTTGATTTTGGTGTAGTTTTACACACAGAACTGAGCGAGGGCGTTAAAGTGGGAGCTGTTGGTTTCAGCCCTCTGACGTGTGCTGTTTTTCCATTAACATATCGGCGCTATGCTGTTTACCTATTTCTGAAATGCTGAATCAAAGCCCATTAAACTAGAGAACAGAACACGTCGGCCCATGGGGCGTAACGGGTTCATGCGCGTGTTTTGTACATAGTGTCCCCGACTGTCTGCACCGTGGCATGTCTTCACGTGCACGGGTGTTAATAGAGACAGCGTCCCGTCCGTGTAGCGGTGCTGCTGTGTTATTATCATAAttattggggtttttttttacagagggTGGAGGCGCTGATATAATTGGAGCTGTGGGTGTCGTAGCGTGTAGCACCCCTGCAGGAAAATACGTGCACTGCGCTACACATCCTCTGTTGTGTGAGCGTAGGACAGCGGCAGGCCGACCCATGCTTTCTCTTTAGGGTGGCAGATTTTAGTACCAAGCACGTTGATGGTACTGTAAAGCAAAAGCAGAGGGATAGTCATTGGAAATGTCAAACTCACACCGGCTTTTATGTCCATTGATTAAACCATTGAACTGAAGTTGCTGCAGGTGACATATTTAGGTAGGCCCAAGTGCTTGCTTGCTTGTAAACATTTATAATAGTCATGAGTTAGCCAACTCCCAGAACGGCATTGCCATGCAAAAGACATTACTCAATCCTCAAAGCGATTTGTCTTAAAATTCAGGTTTTAAGGAAGATTTGCATTCTGTTTGATTGATTTCTACAACCCTCCATAATTCCATAACCTTTCATCATTCCATAACAGTTTAAACATTTTGAGATGATTACGGACTGATAATGAGTCTTCTGGAGAGTGAATTCAATCAATTATGGAGCAATATAATGAACTGCGTTAACTGTAATTAACCATGATTGCAGCTCTATTAACACTTAGCTCAGTTAGCTTAGCTTACCGAGTGCCAAACGGAGAGAGCTAAATCTGGAGGCAGAGGCACTTAGTTGAAGAAATGAACTCTCCCTGCTCTGTCATGCTTTTCCTAACTTGAGCACCAAATTCCTTTAAACATTCGACAGGAATCTCTGTTCAAACTGGCCTGGGTCTTATCGTTGCATGCAAACACCACAAGTGAACTGGAGTTCTGCCTATGGGAATTTATCCTGTGATATATGACTCACAAGCAGAGATCCTCATTAGGTTAATAGAGCTGTGAAGTAGGCAGGGCGGGACATTAAGCTCACCGCTGAGATTATGTCCCGGGAGCAAGAGATGCACAATACGGCTGTCAGTAGCAGATAAGGACTGGCAAATATCGCTTGACTGTAACACTTGAAAATAATACCTTCAGTTTAAAACTTTAAAGGCTAGGAAATTTTTTGTATAAGCCAACTTTTACCAGTCGGGGAGACTTAATGTTGACAAGGGCCGAATTACTGCACACACTTTTATTACTTTTTTGACAGGAGACTGTGAGGTTAGTGATTTGGATTTGATTAATCAGGACATAACGAGTGGAGACTACCACGGACCAAACAAGGATGTCCAAAAATACTTTGGAGGggaatttaaaaataataacctTAATAACACGTTTTTATGAAGGGTATGGTTGGTGCATGGTCTGTATGATAGGCAGTAAGTTGATAATTCCACAGAATATCTTTTGGTGATTATTTGATGCTGAACGTGTGTGTTCAGCATCATCTTTTCCTCTCAGGACCTTAACGCTGTCATTCCTCATGACACCTTGATACAGCTCTAAGCCGACatgcactgaacacacactcgtgAAAATATCATATCCGTGGACTCCACGGCTGGCCTGTAATCTTGGAGACTCGCTGTATTGCATCACAGGTCAACAGAGCTGCAAAGGCAGTACACAGACACAGGTTCCTGACAGCCTAAACTACGTTATCCCTCCCCAGTACCGTTGCAGGACTAACGAACAACAGTGCCCTcgggtctctgtgtgtgtgtgtgtgtgtgtgtgtgtgtgtgtgtgtgtgtgtgtgtgtgtgtgtgtctccgtcTGTTGGCTTTCTGATTAGCTTCATATCAAACAGGCAAGGAAAACTGCAGTTTAGTTGAGTGTGAGGCAGAAACAGCGTGCTCTCACTTGTGtacaagtatatatatatacacacacacaaacacacacttttctATTTCAGTCCCTGCAGACAGACCTGTCAGTGCATGACACTGGGCTAGCTGTCAGCTTCGCTTTTCCTCTCTTtgtggggactgtgtggagTTTCTGTACTCTAATGCTTTACCATCAGGGGCTGAGTTCTTTGTGCTTTGCTAAACACAGGGTAACACTACAGGCTACTACAGGAGATCTGACAGGTAAACAAAATAATCACTTAAATACAGATGAATGTTGTATATGTTGCATTTTCATTACGTGCCCTGAGTTTGTTCCTTTTAATTGTGTGAGCCTGGCATCATTGATCTTTACTTGTTTGCCTCCTGTGGTAATTATACTTAAGACAAAATGTTCCAATACCACATCTGGGAGAAatatcagtgtgtgtgcggAGTGTGCTGGTGAAGGCTGTCTGCATTTAACAGGGTCATGAGAGGGTTACACGTTACTGTGGAAGAGGGGAAATGGTTGTGACCCAGACACAATAATTGTGTTTGTTCGTTATAACAGACACTATACCAAGAGTCCCTTTATAAGTAGCTACAGCTGGAACCCAGTCTCATTTTGTCCTCATCAGCACACAACAGTATTCACTTTTGCTCAAATTTGCTTTTAGATATTATATAAAATAATCAaggtaataaaataaatgtttgcAATGCATAACCTTGTGCGATACACTATGTGCACTAAAGTTGTCTCAAGGTAATCGCTCAGATGCTTAAATGGCATAACCTGTGAAAGACAGAAGGAGAAGGGATGACAAGTGAATCTCCACTGAACACCATTCTAGTGATGTGTCACACTTCACAACTGGGAAGCTTGTGAAACTAACACATCCATTGATAGTGCAGATCTTCTTTAATCAGCCTTAACTGGAGCGAATCTATCTCTGATTCAAAGACATTCACACAGTGTATTGATTCCTAATTAAGTAGAACTGAAGTCTGCCTGTGATTATAATAAGAATAACTTGGCTGTTAAATGTTGTGGTGTTTAGGCTAAAATTAAGCAAAGCCAGTTTAGCTTTAACTGAAGAGGTACAGCAAAAGCATTATGTCTTCTTATGCTAGACTGTTGTTGAAGACTAAGCTAGTGCCCTTCAGGTTTCCATTTAGCTGTTGgtaattttttaaatgacataAGTTCACACTAGAGACTTCAAATTACCATTTTAACTCAGCCACGCACGATTGTTGTCCATTTGTCATGCCTCGGGACAAGCAATTTCAACAGCATTCAATCTAAATATGCTTTTCAAATGAATTGTGCTGTTCCGTGTCAAAATATGGATCGCCTTGAATGTGAATCACTGCAGCGTTctccattttttattttattattatttttgtgcgTGTATATCAATGTAGACGTCATTTACACTGTCGCACGTACAGCGCTCGGGGTATAATGGATTCTCTGTTGAGTCCCTGATCTTAACGTACTTATTCTGGTCTAAGATAAGCCATGACATTTGCTTTTTGTAAATAGAATCAGCATGACTGCAATCTCAAGTATTCCTGCAGTGCTGTAggactttctctctctgtctttatgCAGGTAAATGCCAAGGACATTTCAGTGGCCACTCACGATGAGGCAGTGGAGGCCTTTTCCATGGCCAGAGGCCTcattgaggtggaggtggtgcgcAGGGTCGCCCCAGCGCGGACGGCCAACCCTCTGCCGTCAAACAGCCCCGGGGTGGACGCCAGCACCCAGACGGGCAGCTCTCTGGCACACAAAGAGACGATGGTGGGCGGCACCTTCTCTGCCACATCACTGGGTATGACCATGCTGGATAAGTAAGTCCTCTTCGTTTTTTAGGAAAGAATTTAACGTTTTCTGCAGCCATTTGGGACCATGTGTCTAGTGATCGTGTGTGCCACAATGGCTACGGGAGACTCAATCAGGAAAACAAAATGGGATTAATCAGTGTTTTACATTTGAAGTAGAATTTGACATGGAGATCTTGGCCCTTTTTAAACATATGAGACCCTGCTTCAGGGTCTCATATGTAATTGGAAAAAATGAACATGAACCTTAATAAAATGGCTGAGTTTAGTACATAGCTACAGATCCTTTGTCTGCCTGATGTCTGTAAAAGATCCCGGAAGAGTGTGTGCTGGTGCTGAGCAGAGTGTGTGCTGGTGCTGAGCAGAGTGTGTGCTGGTACTGAGCAGAGTGTGTGCTGGTGCTGAGCAGAGTGTGTGCTGGTGCTGAGCAGAGTGTGTGCTGGTGCTGAACAGAGTGTGTGCTGGTACTGAGCAGAGTGTGTGCTGGTGCTCTCCCTGACCTGTTGTGCAGCCATTGTCAGTCCCTGCTTTGTTGTCTGGGGTTTTTGCCATCGGGCTTGTCTTCAAAAAGTGAGAGAGATGCTAAGAATATTCCACTCTTCGTCCCAGAAACCCTCCAGAGGTAGTTTAACGGTGGGTTTCAGGTATTGTCCTGCTGTGAGGTAATGTGCTGTCTGGTGACATTTTAAGAGATTTGGTTGGATCAGAGCAATTAAGATGTTGTAAAAATTCATATTGCTGCTGGTCCAACTGCACGTGGTCCAGATCTACTAGCAGCAGAACCAGGTCCTTGGATTCCCCTGATACTTTACCTTGTGTGTCCATAACGCTTTTAATCTCTCTAGGCTTACAAATGTACCAAACAAAACAAGTATTGTCTGATCTGTTTTTTGTCTGCTCCGTTACTTCAatattttttcagattttaTGTAGATCAACACTAGGTATTTTATTAGCTCCCTAGAGCGTGAACTACCAATGCAGTGATGCGGGTAGCCAAGAATTAACTGAGCAGTCATCCGTCCAATTACTTTTCCTTACAGACTGCATTTTAACTTCATGGTTATAAATCTGATGTGCCTGACAACAGAGGCAAAACAAATAGTCTCTGCCCAATTACTTATAAAACACCCCTCTTCCTATGACTATGAGGTCACtgtctgtttttttgttttcttattaTACAACATTAAATATTCATGAGATCACTTAGCATAGCACTGCATGCGGTGCCTTCCTACAGCtacaaaaaattaatatgcATGAGTTTCATATTTTGAAGTAATCACATGAGCGGCTTAAAGTAGGTCAGTGACTTGAGTTTTGGTACCTTCAATTGCTTTCTGAAGTATTCAAGTGTCAAGCAGTTGTTTGACTGATGCCTGTTTCAGATTATGGCCGATTTAACTGAATGTATTGTATTTTATTCATACCCATTACTTAACTTACTTAGCTGACCACTTTATAGATGCTTCCTGACCTACAATTATGATCATAGGTGTGGCCGATCACTTTTCTCAAATGTATACAATGCATGTCTACTGTGTGCTTTAAAGGTCAACTGACAGCCTAGGCATTCATTACCAAAACCCTCCCCCCTCAGCATGTGCGATTTGTCAGCTGAGCCACGTAAAGCGAGCAAATTCCTAATGCTCACATAATCTGGGCTGCATAAGGCAAGAAGTTCTTGGTCGCATTTGAGGTGTCACAGTAAATGCAGTGCAAGCAAATAGCACAGTTGGCCCTGATTCGTCAGCATTCTAGAGCACACAGCCACCACAAAGTGAAACGCCACCTGCAGACTTAAATTAAGGCTCTTAAAATTAATTTAGCCTTGTTTTAGCGATTACAGGGGTCAAGCAGAAGGTCGTGGGTCAAGCCACGGGTCAGCTTCCCCAAGGGACTCCTTTGAAGGCCAGCTAAAAGCCTCGGGGCAGGGAGAACTCTATTACAAGGTATTTCTTATGCATATCCACATATACACGCTCACTCACCAACTCAGTATTGCAGGCAGAGCTCCATGACTCCAATTTCATGAGATCTATATTTCATCTCTCATTGCACTCTCGTACCCTAGCAACAATTGAATGACAGATAGAAAGAAATATTGTGTAATAGCcatatgattttttaaaagtcATAAACCAGCGCACCTGTTACTCAAGTTGAATAAAAAGCATTTTTAATTGTTCTTGTCATTAGCGCTTTTGAATATTATAGTTCAACCACTGGGATTCGGTGCCTTCATAAGGATCTGATCTGATCTTCAGCAGgtgggtttacagagaatgaccACTCAAGACGAGCTGCCTCTGGCATTATGTTGTATGAAGGATGAGGAGGACGAAACTGGTATTTATGTGAGTGAGGTGAGTGAGTGCCTTTGCTGGTTACATCTGCCCTGGTAATATGGATTGCATGTGGCAAAACTTACTTTGCTTGATGATCAAGATACAGAACCAATAGGCAGTGACTGTGGTTCATTTAATTACACAAGGAAGGCCTAAAGATTACCGTTACAGTATTTCACTGCTTAACAAAAGAAAGTGCTAcgagagttttttttttgtttgtttttttgcatgTTCAGGACAATGGACGGTTGAGGAAGGAGCAAAATAGTTTGCGGGACGACTTCCCCACAGCCGTATTGGAGCAACAGCACCACCGGGCCCTACGGTTCAGCGACAGCCTGCTCCGTCAGGTAGGTACCTGCCAGCAACTTCCTCTTCTGGTTTTTACTAGCAGCACTTTCCCAATTCATGTATGTCAGAGGCAGGAAAAATGTCAGGGACTTGTAAAATGTGTCCTCTGGGTAAGACAAGTATTCTGTCAAAACTCTGACAAAGGAGCCCGAGTTGGAACAGGGGGGGGGGAGCATGCACAGGAATTCTCTGAGCTGTTTTCAGAAATGTTTTCAGCAACCATGCAATATCTAGCTTATTGTGTACTGGATATAAGGCTATACGTctatacattttatgttatgtaTATCCAACCAGAAAAGGTGAACATAAAGCATATATTTAGGAATGCAGCTATGACTGGTCAGTTGAAATACAATATAGTGTTTGTTGATGAACAGTTCCAGATGTGGTAATACAACAATGAAATAAGGTATTTAACGTTCGTCAAAGGCGTTTATAGAAGCAGTTACGTTTAACATATTAATGTCTGTCTTTTCGAATCCATCCAGAGAGGTAAAGTGGAAGATGGATGCGCCATGGACACAGTAACTGTCGTCTCCAACCCACATGAAAAAGACAGTGGCGTGGGCCGCACGGATGACAGCACGCGCAACGGTGACCGCTCTTATCAGGAGAACCAGGGTGAAGGTCAGACCTCCAACCCCGACCCTTCTCTAAGCCCCTGCAGAAGCCGCGGCTCCAGCCGAGGTGATCTCACCAGCAGACCCACGTGCTTGGGCGGCGGGTGCTTCCTCTCCGTCGACGGCGTGGAGTCGCCCGGCGAACCTGAGCCAGAGAGCCTGCGCTTCCGGGAGACGCTTGACCCGAAGCGGCCGCTTCCTGGAGCCGCTCCCTCTACGGTTGTAGGTGCTGCGTCATGCGGTAACACCCTTCACTCGGACCGCGTGGAGCAAGTCCAGATGCTCAACGAAGAGCCGAGGGCCGTCGAGCTGGAGTGCCTGAGCATCACCCGAGCGTACGGGCAGCGGCGGGAAGCCCGAGGACAGCCGAGTCACACCGATGACGGCAGCGCCGCAGAACAGCAGGGGTACAGTGTCCCGGGGAAAACGGACAAAGAAAGTTCCAGTGCCTACAACACCGGAGACAGCAGCCCCAGCTCTTCTCCCACTCTAGAGGTTCCCTCAGACACCGCACTATTCAAAGGGACAGATGTCACACCCAGACACAAACCCATCCCGCGGTCTTTTAAGCATACACTGTCCCCTGTACAAGAGACCATCCACACCAAGAGGAAGTCTCCCTCTACGGAACCTAGGGCTGCCAATCAGGGCAAAGGAAATGGGCTTTCAGGTAAGAATGTTCCGGCTTCCCCTCTCTATTCACCCTACAGACAGGTCCACATCCCCGTACACGCCCAACACTACAGCAGCTACATGCAGCTGGTGCAGCAGAGGGTGGCCGTGGAGTACGCGCAGAGCGAGGACGGCCGGGGCCCCCGGGGCTCACCGGAGGACGGGGTGCCCAAGGTGGAGCGGAGGGTGAAGATCCGGAATGACGGCACTCGTTACATGACCGAGCGGCCCGCCCGGGAGGAGAGGCTGAGGGAGCGGGCCCTGCGTCTCCGGCAGGAGCGCTGCAGTACCACCACGGACGAGGAGGCAGCGAGCGGGCTGCAAACGGGCCGGTACTGGAGCAGAGAGGAGCGCACGAGGCACGCCAGCCGGGCCAGGATGAGGTGGCAGGGGGCGAGAAGAAGCCCGACATCCTTCAGCTCAGCCacaagatgatgatgaagaagagGAACAAGAAGATCTTGGACAACTGGACGACGATTCAGGAGCTGCTGACGCATGGTGTGAAGTCAGCGGATGGAAGGATGGTGTACAGtcccctcctctctgtctctgtcaccaCGGTGTGAGAGTCTGCGTAACGGGCTCCTTACTCAATCACAGGGACTTATGCTGTCACTACTGTGAAATAAATGGCCATATCGGAAAATAAAGATATTTTCAGTAGGTAATGGAGGAAAGCACATTTACATGCAAATGTAGCATGAGGCTAAATGTCATCCTCtatagcaggggtaatcaattaaatctttccgcggtccatttttggcagatagctcagaccttaggtccgggtccgcggtggcgaacgaaagttgatgagcggggggggggggggggggggcaacgtaacactcaaatgggtggtgaacgtaacactcgtctgaaaataaattctccggtttaaaatatagtctcccgttaaattttttttggcatttgggtccgtatccagttaatcaggaatgtgattgggtccggacaggacggcgttcgggtccggatccggaccgcggtccgccatttggtgatacctgctctatAGCTTATAACCACTAAAAATACTGCTGAAAACGGCAAACCTCCATGATAATTGGACTCAGACAATATTATACAAATGTTTGCAGATGAAATTTACCACATAAACAATGCATCACTACTTTTAACATGCCAGATTTTGTTGTCTCAAAGTTCAAAACAACATATGAAtattcattgttttttttatgcaaATAAGGTTAGATGTTAAAAATAATGAACTGCGGGATTTTTTTCTCAATCTGACAGTGGCTTTCAAATATCAGCATTCAGAGAGCTTTTTAAGGACCCAGGAGCACTCCTTAACAATCCATATATTTAAAATGGTCAGCAGCTGTGAAAAacttaaatacatttttgtacATGCATATAATCACTCATAGAAAATATTTTTGTAACTGCTACTATGCAAAATACAATCAGGTAAACATAcaacaaaaatgttttaaggTCAATTTTGTGTGAATAGCTTGATTAGTGGTTTCATATTGGCCAAGTCAAGGTGAGCTATACGCAGGTTTGACAGCAAGGGCTTTGCGGTGGCAGTAAGTTCACTCATCCCTTTCAAAAACGATCTGGACAGAGGCTGCTTTGGCTTCCAAAAGACCTCTCTGCTCCGAACCAGAGGCGACGCACCTGGCGCCAGTGTGTTCCACACTCCCCTATTCAACTCGAAGCGCCTGGTAATTACCCGATGAAAGAGCGGACACGTCGCGCGCATTACCGCGAGTACCCCACGCGTCCGCTCCGAAGCGCTGGATCCACAGGACCGAACAGAACGCACAATATTGGTCAAATGAACGGAACTCCGGCTCGTGACGGGCAACAAAAGCGAGCAGATGGCATCTCGACGCAGAGGCCGGGGGAGCAGCTCTCCTCCCCGGGGCGCGTCCGCGGGGCGCCCTGCTCCAACACACCCCACGCAGCTCAGCGGGCGGCTGTGAGGTGCGAGTGGAGTGTACCGTACACACGCAGGGAACACCAACCCCTGGAGTGGACACACTCCGCAGGACCAGTACCAGGAAGCACAATGTGAGCACAAACACTGCAGGAGTCCtgtggggtttttttcttttgtttgttatcAACAAACACAGGATGATGAAACACCACAGGAGTTCTCTTTAGGTCATCACACTAACAATAAAACTCTATTCTAAGTCAGTTTTAAGTGACAGGATTACAAACTTTTATTTCATTCTTGATGGCTGCCACT
This sequence is a window from Brachyhypopomus gauderio isolate BG-103 chromosome 21, BGAUD_0.2, whole genome shotgun sequence. Protein-coding genes within it:
- the pdzrn3a gene encoding LOW QUALITY PROTEIN: E3 ubiquitin-protein ligase PDZRN3-B (The sequence of the model RefSeq protein was modified relative to this genomic sequence to represent the inferred CDS: inserted 1 base in 1 codon); the protein is MGFEIDRFESPVDPDFACRLCGKVLEDPLTTPCGHVFCAGCVISWVDEQSSCPVKCQRISRKDLNHELPMKNLILKLDIRCVNYTRGCKGVQLQHLSNHAELCDFSSVKCRNKGCNAVLSLIDMDSHMREKCEYRPTEICNNGCGLMLNLKEKLENHSCLVALRTQNCVLQGELNSLEGELRRQTIRSSNRERSLLAQLSTAHCELQITALRYQKKLTAYKARIDALSNNWVPLCKGEETRRFTVTLHRSSGSLGFNITGGRSCAWSDSHGDFSDGIYVSKIMDNGPADIGGLQTYDRIIKVNAKDISVATHDEAVEAFSMARGLIEVEVVRRVAPARTANPLPSNSPGVDASTQTGSSLAHKETMVGGTFSATSLGMTMLDNDYRGQAEGRGSSHGSASPRDSFEGQLKASGQGELYYKQVGLQRMTTQDELPLALCCMKDEEDETGIYVSEDNGRLRKEQNSLRDDFPTAVLEQQHHRALRFSDSLLRQRGKVEDGCAMDTVTVVSNPHEKDSGVGRTDDSTRNGDRSYQENQGEGQTSNPDPSLSPCRSRGSSRGDLTSRPTCLGGGCFLSVDGVESPGEPEPESLRFRETLDPKRPLPGAAPSTVVGAASCGNTLHSDRVEQVQMLNEEPRAVELECLSITRAYGQRREARGQPSHTDDGSAAEQQGYSVPGKTDKESSSAYNTGDSSPSSSPTLEVPSDTALFKGTDVTPRHKPIPRSFKHTLSPVQETIHTKRKSPSTEPRAANQGKGNGLSGKNVPASPLYSPYRQVHIPVHAQHYSSYMQLVQQRVAVEYAQSEDGRGPRGSPEDGVPKVERRVKIRNDGTRYMTERPAREERLRERALRLRQERCSTTTDEEAASGLQTGRYWSREERTRHASRARXEVAGGEKKPDILQLSHKMMMKKRNKKILDNWTTIQELLTHGVKSADGRMVYSPLLSVSVTTV